One Aquarana catesbeiana isolate 2022-GZ linkage group LG11, ASM4218655v1, whole genome shotgun sequence genomic window carries:
- the DRAP1 gene encoding dr1-associated corepressor yields MPSKKKKYNARFPPARIKKIMQTDEEIGKVAAAVPVIISRALELFLESLLKKACQVTQSRSAKTMTTSHLKQCIELEQQFDFLKDLVATVPDMQGETEDNHTEGERVSRRGRKPGSSRKNGGTTMKGKDKKQSETDSEQEDDSEGTDTEGEEEMCMTPTANMQSHATFQSPPPAPSFLQFHSVPVMPPAASALPAMPAPLLSTGCEEEEDYDS; encoded by the exons GCACGAATTAAGAAGATTATGCAAACGGATGAAGAAATAGGCAAAGTTGCTGCTGCTGTTCCTGTCATAATTT CTCGTGCACTAGAGTTGTTCCTGGAGTCACTCTTAAAGAAGGCCTGTCAGGTTACACAGTCTCGAAGTGCCAAGACCATGACTACATCACACCT GAAACAGTGTATAGAACTTGAACAGCAGTTTGATTTCTTAAAGGATCTTGTTGCAACAGTCCCAGATATGCAGGGCGAGACAGAAGACAATCACACAGAAGGGGAGAGAGTATCACGAAG AGGCCGAAAACCTGGAAGCAGCCGAAAGAATGGTGGTACAACTATGAAGGGAAAAGACAAAAAGCAATCTGAAACAGATTCAGAGCAAGAG GATGATTCTGAAGGCACCGATACAGAAGGTGAAGAAGAAATGTGTATGACTCCAACTGCAAATATGCAATCACATGCAACATTTCAAAG TCCCCCTCCGGCTCCATCGTTCCTACAGTTTCATTCTGTTCCAGTCATGCCCCCAGCAGCTTCTGCTTTGCCCGCTATGCCAGCTCCGTTGCTGTCCACTGGTtgtgaggaggaggaagattatgACTCGTAG